From the genome of Arthrobacter alpinus, one region includes:
- a CDS encoding chorismate mutase, producing MTEPSHASEHLSVEDFDPAASSLTGSVDPAVMAELLSIRSSIDNFDATLVYLLAERFKATQRVGILKATHQLPAGDPNRELAQIQRLRALAESAHLDPAFAEKFLNFIISEVIHHHQAISQSHSAVAATGVVPVPSHDGQGFIASPQASTGISAGPADGGTHPQ from the coding sequence ATGACCGAACCGAGCCACGCCTCAGAGCACCTGTCCGTTGAAGACTTTGACCCGGCCGCCAGTTCCTTGACCGGGAGCGTCGATCCGGCCGTCATGGCGGAGCTGTTGTCCATCCGCTCCAGCATTGACAACTTTGACGCCACTTTGGTGTACCTCTTGGCCGAGCGTTTCAAGGCCACCCAGCGGGTAGGCATTTTGAAGGCGACCCACCAGTTGCCCGCCGGGGATCCCAACCGCGAACTGGCCCAGATCCAGCGCCTGCGTGCCCTGGCCGAGTCGGCCCACCTGGACCCGGCGTTCGCGGAAAAGTTCCTGAACTTCATCATCAGCGAAGTCATCCACCACCACCAAGCCATTTCCCAAAGCCACTCTGCCGTGGCCGCAACCGGCGTCGTCCCGGTGCCCAGCCACGACGGCCAGGGCTTCATAGCGTCCCCGCAGGCCTCCACGGGAATTTCCGCGGGGCCGGCCGACGGCGGCACGCACCCTCAGTGA
- a CDS encoding dipeptide ABC transporter ATP-binding protein has protein sequence MSRHSENDLTPEAALRPVLDVEDLKVTFATDAGDVFAVKDVSFTVAPGEIVAIVGESGSGKTVTAKAILGLLPETAQSSGAVIISGNDVITVSPHQLRQIRGRDVAMVFQEPSTALNPVYTVGWQIAEGLRAHRPEGKRVGRKEARKLAIEALRKVGIPEPEKRVDYYPHQFSGGQKQRVVIAAALALNPGLIVADEPTTALDVTVQAEILELLRDLRDKFGTSIVLITHNMGVVADLADRVVVMYQGDVVEEATAEVLFAAPKQEYTQKLLAAVPHLGRNSASAGFSERAFQDKEVVVEARELEIEYPGRLGSPAFRAVDKVSFTISAGEVFGLVGESGSGKTTIGRAIAGLNRTTGGSLKVLGYEMRDYKERSFRRYRKDVGFVFQDPAASFNPHLSIGECVAEPLIIHTDLSGPAVTQKVQELLESVQLPGAYAKRFPHELSGGQRQRASLARGLALSPKLLIADEPTSALDVSVQAKVLELFREIQSELGFAALFISHDLAVVDILAEWVGVLYKGKMVEQGIGHQVMGNPKEDYTKRLLASLPVPNPTEQAQRRAVHQALLASR, from the coding sequence ATGAGCCGGCACAGTGAAAATGACCTCACACCGGAGGCGGCGTTGCGACCGGTACTCGACGTCGAGGACCTTAAGGTCACGTTTGCCACTGACGCCGGAGACGTCTTTGCCGTCAAGGACGTCTCCTTTACGGTTGCCCCGGGCGAGATCGTGGCCATTGTGGGTGAGTCTGGTTCCGGCAAGACCGTGACAGCCAAGGCCATCTTGGGGCTGCTGCCGGAAACCGCGCAAAGCAGCGGGGCGGTGATCATCAGCGGCAATGACGTCATCACGGTCAGCCCGCACCAGTTGCGGCAAATCCGCGGGCGCGACGTCGCCATGGTCTTTCAGGAGCCCTCCACGGCCTTGAACCCCGTGTACACCGTGGGCTGGCAGATCGCCGAGGGCCTGCGCGCACACCGCCCCGAAGGCAAGCGTGTGGGCAGGAAGGAAGCCCGCAAACTAGCCATCGAGGCCCTGCGCAAGGTGGGTATTCCGGAGCCGGAAAAACGTGTCGACTACTACCCGCACCAGTTTTCCGGCGGGCAGAAGCAGCGCGTGGTCATTGCCGCAGCGCTGGCCTTGAACCCGGGACTGATCGTGGCCGATGAGCCCACGACTGCCCTGGATGTGACGGTGCAGGCGGAAATCCTGGAGCTTTTGCGGGACCTGCGTGACAAGTTCGGCACCTCCATTGTCCTGATCACCCACAATATGGGTGTGGTGGCGGACCTGGCTGACAGGGTGGTGGTCATGTACCAGGGCGACGTGGTGGAGGAGGCCACCGCCGAGGTTCTTTTTGCCGCGCCCAAGCAGGAATACACCCAAAAGCTGCTTGCCGCCGTGCCGCACCTGGGCCGCAACTCCGCCTCTGCGGGCTTTAGCGAGCGCGCGTTTCAGGACAAGGAAGTGGTGGTGGAGGCGCGGGAGCTAGAGATCGAGTATCCGGGACGGCTGGGCAGCCCGGCGTTCCGTGCCGTGGACAAGGTGTCCTTCACCATCAGTGCCGGCGAGGTGTTTGGCCTGGTGGGGGAGTCCGGATCCGGCAAAACCACCATCGGGCGTGCCATCGCCGGGCTCAACCGCACCACGGGTGGCTCCTTGAAGGTGCTCGGCTACGAGATGCGCGACTACAAGGAACGCTCCTTCCGCCGCTACCGCAAGGACGTCGGCTTTGTATTCCAGGACCCGGCCGCCTCCTTCAACCCGCACCTGTCCATTGGCGAGTGCGTGGCGGAACCGCTGATCATCCACACGGACCTTTCCGGGCCAGCTGTCACCCAGAAGGTTCAGGAGCTTCTGGAGTCGGTGCAGTTGCCGGGCGCCTACGCCAAGCGGTTCCCGCATGAGCTCTCCGGAGGCCAACGCCAGCGTGCCTCGTTGGCCCGCGGGTTGGCGTTGTCGCCGAAGCTGCTGATCGCCGACGAGCCAACCTCAGCTCTGGACGTCTCCGTCCAAGCGAAGGTGCTGGAACTGTTCCGGGAGATCCAGTCCGAGCTGGGCTTTGCGGCCCTGTTCATCAGCCACGACCTTGCCGTGGTGGACATCCTCGCCGAGTGGGTTGGTGTGCTCTACAAGGGCAAGATGGTGGAACAGGGGATCGGGCACCAGGTCATGGGTAACCCCAAGGAGGACTACACCAAGCGGCTCCTGGCCTCATTGCCGGTGCCAAATCCCACCGAGCAGGCGCAGCGCCGAGCCGTCCACCAGGCGCTGCTCGCCTCACGGTAG
- a CDS encoding ABC transporter permease: MERKRSLFSRLPLISQLNKSMGLQRGMLITGLVMTICFLLTAAFAPWLAPYGFSQRFNETQAPPSSTHLWGTTAGGYDVLSRTIWGAQTAFLVIVVAVVLSIFIGVILGLVSGYLGGWLDRILVVVADAIYAFPTLLLAMVMSIAISQGRSDLWSGIFSAAISITVVFIPQYFRVIRAETIRLKAEPFVESAIVVGASSVRIMARHIYKNATRTLPLIFTLNASEAILTLAGLGFLGFGIEPSSAAEWGYDLNHAQSDATSGIWWTGLFPGLAIVLTVLGLTLLGESMNDLNDPRLRGRKRSDKKKARKDEELVKA, translated from the coding sequence ATGGAGAGGAAAAGATCACTCTTTAGCCGCCTGCCCCTGATTTCCCAGCTCAACAAGAGCATGGGCCTGCAACGGGGCATGCTCATCACCGGCCTCGTCATGACCATCTGCTTCCTGTTGACGGCCGCGTTTGCCCCCTGGCTGGCCCCATACGGCTTCAGTCAACGCTTCAACGAAACCCAGGCGCCACCGTCCTCCACCCATCTGTGGGGCACGACGGCGGGAGGTTACGATGTACTTTCACGCACCATTTGGGGGGCACAGACAGCGTTCTTGGTGATTGTGGTGGCCGTGGTGCTGTCCATCTTCATCGGGGTGATTCTTGGCCTGGTGTCCGGCTATCTGGGCGGCTGGCTGGACCGCATCTTGGTTGTTGTTGCCGACGCGATCTATGCCTTCCCCACCCTGTTGCTGGCCATGGTCATGTCCATTGCCATCAGCCAGGGCCGCTCAGACCTGTGGTCGGGCATCTTCTCGGCAGCCATCTCCATCACCGTGGTGTTCATCCCGCAATACTTCAGGGTGATCCGTGCTGAAACCATCAGGTTGAAGGCCGAACCGTTTGTGGAATCGGCCATCGTGGTCGGTGCCTCCAGCGTGCGCATCATGGCACGGCACATTTACAAGAACGCCACCCGGACCCTGCCGCTGATCTTCACCCTCAACGCCTCCGAAGCCATCTTGACGTTGGCCGGGCTGGGCTTCCTCGGGTTCGGAATCGAGCCGTCGTCCGCGGCCGAGTGGGGCTACGACCTCAACCATGCCCAGTCCGACGCCACCTCAGGCATCTGGTGGACGGGCCTGTTCCCGGGCCTGGCGATCGTGCTGACCGTACTGGGGCTGACGCTGCTGGGCGAGTCCATGAACGATCTCAATGACCCGCGGCTGCGCGGGCGCAAGCGTTCCGACAAGAAGAAGGCACGCAAGGACGAGGAATTGGTGAAAGCATGA
- a CDS encoding ABC transporter permease encodes MTALIDLPAEPAAQLPQRKNKAGGSLGKYLLIRFALIFPTILILVTMVFFLMRLTGDPITAALGGRLPPDQLAIRIHQAGYDRPIFIQYFEYLGQMVTGNFGRTISDNLPIAGMLATYGTATLELAVNSLVVALLIGIPFGMMAASKRDKFQDAALRVLAILFYATPVFFAGLLLKLIFSIWLGWLPVAGRATVQTEIFMTQLAGPTGIYWLDALRSGNMDAFWDVVQHSVLPAVALGFLTAGIFLRLVRTNVIGTLSKDYVEAGRSRGVSEYRLLTKHAFKPALIPIITVMGLQIALLLGGAVLTETTFEWKGLGFQLAHYLTARDFVAVQGIVALLAVIVALTNFIVDVIAALIDPRVRY; translated from the coding sequence ATGACCGCACTGATTGACCTGCCCGCGGAACCCGCAGCGCAGTTACCCCAACGCAAAAACAAGGCTGGCGGCAGCCTGGGCAAATATCTGCTCATCCGCTTCGCCTTGATCTTCCCCACGATCTTGATCCTGGTCACCATGGTGTTTTTCCTGATGCGCCTGACCGGGGATCCCATCACAGCGGCGCTGGGAGGGCGGTTGCCACCTGACCAGCTGGCTATCCGCATCCACCAGGCCGGCTACGACCGCCCCATTTTTATCCAGTATTTTGAGTACCTGGGTCAGATGGTGACGGGCAACTTTGGCCGCACCATTTCAGACAACCTGCCCATCGCCGGCATGTTGGCCACTTATGGCACGGCCACGCTGGAGTTGGCCGTGAACTCCCTGGTGGTGGCACTGCTGATCGGCATCCCCTTTGGCATGATGGCCGCATCAAAGCGCGACAAATTCCAGGATGCCGCACTGCGCGTGCTGGCCATCCTCTTTTACGCCACCCCGGTCTTTTTCGCCGGGTTGCTGCTGAAGCTCATCTTTTCCATCTGGCTCGGGTGGCTTCCCGTGGCGGGTCGGGCCACCGTCCAAACCGAGATTTTCATGACCCAATTAGCCGGCCCCACCGGCATCTATTGGCTGGATGCCTTACGCAGCGGAAATATGGACGCTTTTTGGGACGTGGTCCAGCATTCGGTGCTGCCCGCCGTCGCCCTTGGTTTCCTGACGGCCGGGATCTTCCTGCGGCTGGTGCGCACCAACGTGATCGGCACGCTGAGTAAGGACTATGTTGAGGCGGGGCGCTCCCGAGGCGTCAGCGAGTACCGCCTGCTCACCAAGCACGCGTTCAAACCGGCGCTGATCCCCATCATCACCGTCATGGGCCTGCAGATCGCGCTGCTTCTTGGTGGTGCCGTACTGACCGAGACCACTTTTGAATGGAAGGGTCTGGGCTTCCAACTGGCCCACTACCTCACGGCACGCGACTTCGTGGCCGTGCAAGGAATTGTGGCCCTGCTGGCGGTGATTGTGGCGCTGACCAACTTCATCGTCGACGTCATTGCCGCGCTCATCGACCCGAGGGTGAGGTACTAG
- a CDS encoding ABC transporter substrate-binding protein: MAKNKFGLSSVIAVAGVSVLAMTACTGPSAGGGSTEGGASGAPVIVGTTDKTTFLDPAGSYDNGSFMVMNQIYPFVLNSMPGSADPKPDMAVSASFTSPTEYTVKLKPGMKWANGSDLDSKDVKFSFDRQLKINDTNGPATLLGNLESVSAPDATTVVFTLKLGNDQTFPQVLTSPAAPIVDDTVFSADKVTDDEAIIAGKSFGGQFTIDSYKKNELISFKKNPAYAGLLGPAKSDMVTMKYYADSNNLKLDVQKGGIDVAWRSLTATDIESLKADKSVKVDIGPGGEIRYIVFNFDTMPFGAKTTTPDAAKSLAVRTAMADSVDRAAIADQVYKGTYLPLYSYVPAGFTGAIEPLKADYGDGKGGPDVAKATKALADAGVTTPVTLDLQYNPDHYGSSSGDEYAAIKAQLEATNLFKVNLQSTEWVSYSKQRTADAYPMYQLGWFPDYSDADNYLTPFFSTDNFLKNHYSNPAVQSMITEQLTMNDTAKRTKMIEDIQTAEAKDLSTLPLLQGAQVAVSNVKVNGTKDTLDASFKFRLGVLSK; the protein is encoded by the coding sequence ATGGCTAAGAACAAGTTTGGACTAAGCTCGGTGATCGCCGTTGCAGGTGTTTCCGTGTTGGCCATGACGGCTTGCACGGGGCCCAGTGCCGGCGGCGGCTCCACCGAGGGTGGCGCGTCAGGGGCGCCAGTCATTGTCGGCACCACCGACAAGACAACATTCCTGGACCCGGCTGGTTCCTACGACAACGGCTCGTTCATGGTCATGAACCAGATCTATCCGTTCGTGCTGAACTCCATGCCAGGCAGCGCCGACCCCAAGCCAGACATGGCCGTGTCGGCGTCGTTCACCTCGCCCACCGAGTACACCGTCAAGCTCAAGCCCGGGATGAAGTGGGCCAACGGCTCCGACCTTGACTCCAAGGACGTGAAGTTCTCCTTCGACCGACAGTTGAAGATCAACGACACCAACGGCCCTGCAACACTGCTGGGCAACTTGGAAAGCGTCAGCGCCCCGGACGCCACCACGGTGGTGTTCACACTGAAGTTGGGCAACGACCAGACCTTCCCGCAGGTGCTGACGAGCCCGGCGGCCCCCATCGTCGATGACACGGTGTTCAGCGCCGACAAGGTCACCGATGATGAGGCAATCATTGCCGGCAAGTCCTTCGGTGGCCAGTTCACCATTGACTCGTACAAGAAGAACGAGCTCATCTCCTTCAAGAAGAACCCGGCCTACGCCGGCCTTCTGGGTCCGGCAAAATCTGACATGGTCACCATGAAGTACTACGCCGACTCCAACAACTTGAAGCTCGACGTGCAAAAGGGCGGCATCGACGTCGCCTGGCGCAGCCTGACCGCCACCGACATCGAAAGCTTGAAAGCGGACAAGAGCGTCAAGGTCGACATCGGACCGGGCGGGGAAATCCGGTACATCGTGTTCAACTTTGACACCATGCCGTTCGGTGCCAAGACGACCACACCGGATGCCGCAAAGTCGCTGGCAGTCCGTACCGCCATGGCTGACTCCGTTGACCGTGCCGCCATCGCGGACCAGGTCTACAAGGGCACCTACCTGCCGCTGTACTCCTACGTTCCGGCCGGCTTCACGGGTGCCATTGAGCCGCTGAAGGCCGACTATGGCGACGGCAAGGGCGGACCGGATGTTGCCAAGGCAACCAAGGCACTTGCCGACGCCGGTGTCACCACCCCGGTGACCTTGGACCTGCAATACAACCCGGACCACTACGGCTCCTCCTCAGGCGATGAGTACGCGGCCATCAAGGCACAGTTGGAAGCTACCAACCTGTTCAAGGTGAACCTGCAGTCCACGGAGTGGGTTTCCTACTCCAAGCAGCGCACGGCTGACGCCTACCCGATGTACCAGTTGGGCTGGTTCCCGGACTACTCCGATGCCGACAACTACCTGACGCCGTTCTTCAGCACCGATAACTTCCTGAAGAACCACTACAGCAACCCGGCGGTGCAGAGCATGATTACCGAACAGCTGACCATGAACGACACGGCCAAGCGCACCAAGATGATCGAGGACATCCAGACCGCTGAAGCCAAGGACCTGTCCACGCTTCCGCTACTGCAGGGCGCCCAGGTGGCCGTTTCCAATGTGAAGGTCAACGGCACCAAAGACACCCTTGACGCCTCGTTCAAGTTCCGTCTGGGAGTCTTGTCCAAGTAG
- a CDS encoding TIGR03086 family metal-binding protein, which yields MPPHLIPNPLQLLERALEQSFEVIAAISSNQAHWPTPCSEWSVQDLLHHLVVQDLHNFTVMARGTTVDPQAAHATVGADWSTRFGDGAAMLMRAWSSADLSRQVALPGGGEAPLRGRIGLQIAEFTVHSWDLARATGVPVVLDPILADQSLAWSQRVMKPEYRGADRGLGPEVRVSITADSYGRLAGWFGRDPQFVPGNRSISLR from the coding sequence ATGCCCCCGCACTTGATTCCCAACCCATTGCAACTACTCGAACGAGCCCTTGAACAGAGCTTCGAGGTGATTGCCGCTATTTCCTCAAATCAAGCGCATTGGCCCACGCCCTGCAGTGAGTGGAGTGTGCAGGACCTTCTTCATCACCTGGTGGTCCAAGACCTCCACAATTTCACGGTTATGGCGCGGGGGACCACCGTGGATCCGCAGGCTGCTCACGCCACCGTGGGCGCCGACTGGTCAACCCGTTTTGGTGACGGTGCAGCCATGCTGATGCGGGCCTGGAGCTCGGCGGACCTCAGTCGACAAGTGGCACTCCCCGGTGGTGGCGAGGCGCCGCTGCGTGGTCGGATAGGGCTGCAAATCGCCGAATTCACGGTGCACTCATGGGATCTTGCGAGGGCCACCGGCGTGCCAGTGGTCCTGGACCCTATCCTGGCGGACCAGTCGCTTGCATGGTCTCAGCGGGTCATGAAACCCGAATACCGCGGCGCGGACAGGGGCCTGGGACCGGAGGTGCGGGTGTCCATCACGGCCGATTCCTATGGCCGCCTGGCTGGCTGGTTTGGACGGGACCCTCAGTTTGTGCCCGGGAACCGCAGCATCTCGCTGAGGTAG
- the mnmA gene encoding tRNA 2-thiouridine(34) synthase MnmA: protein MRVLAAMSGGVDSAVAAARAVDAGHDVVGVHLALSRMPGTLRTGSRGCCTVEDSNDAWRACDKLGIPYYVWDFSERFKEDVVQDFIDEYAAGRTPNPCMRCNERIKFAALLEKAIALGFDAVCTGHYAKVITDADGNPELHRAADWAKDQSYVLGVLTHEQLRHSMFPLADTPSKAEVRAEAEARGLSVAKKPDSHDICFIPDGDTASWLAEKIQMTDGDVVDETGAKVGGHTGSNQFTVGQRRGLKLGTPAADGKPRFVLEIRPKENKVIVGPHALLAIDSIQGIKVSWAGLPIAEVATGAEFDCYAQVRAHGDPVPARAFVTEETDDGVTRQQLHVTLVEPLRGVAPGQTVVLYQGSRVLGQATIDTARSLARPELP, encoded by the coding sequence ATGCGAGTATTGGCCGCCATGAGCGGCGGAGTTGACTCCGCCGTCGCCGCAGCACGGGCAGTGGATGCCGGGCACGACGTCGTCGGCGTCCACCTTGCGCTCTCCCGCATGCCCGGAACCCTGCGCACCGGCAGCCGCGGCTGCTGCACCGTGGAGGACTCCAACGACGCGTGGCGGGCCTGCGACAAACTCGGCATCCCGTACTACGTCTGGGACTTCTCAGAACGGTTCAAGGAGGATGTGGTCCAGGACTTCATCGACGAATATGCCGCCGGGCGCACCCCCAACCCGTGCATGCGCTGCAACGAGCGGATCAAGTTCGCCGCCCTGCTGGAAAAGGCCATCGCATTGGGCTTCGACGCAGTCTGCACCGGCCACTACGCCAAGGTCATCACCGACGCCGACGGCAACCCCGAGCTGCACCGCGCCGCAGACTGGGCCAAGGACCAGAGCTACGTGCTGGGCGTGCTGACCCACGAGCAGCTTAGGCACTCCATGTTCCCGCTGGCCGACACCCCGTCCAAGGCCGAGGTCCGCGCCGAGGCCGAGGCTCGCGGGCTCTCCGTCGCCAAGAAGCCCGACTCCCACGACATTTGCTTCATCCCGGACGGTGACACCGCCAGCTGGCTCGCCGAGAAGATTCAGATGACCGACGGCGACGTCGTCGATGAAACCGGTGCGAAGGTTGGCGGGCACACCGGCTCCAACCAGTTCACCGTGGGCCAGCGCCGCGGCCTGAAACTGGGCACCCCCGCCGCCGACGGCAAGCCCCGCTTCGTCTTGGAAATCCGACCCAAGGAAAACAAGGTCATTGTCGGCCCGCACGCGCTGCTGGCCATCGACTCCATCCAGGGCATCAAGGTCTCCTGGGCCGGGCTGCCCATCGCCGAGGTCGCCACCGGCGCCGAGTTCGATTGTTACGCGCAGGTCCGCGCCCATGGCGACCCCGTCCCGGCCCGAGCATTTGTCACCGAGGAGACGGACGACGGCGTCACCCGCCAGCAGCTGCACGTCACTTTGGTCGAGCCGCTGCGCGGCGTAGCCCCCGGGCAGACGGTCGTGTTGTACCAGGGCTCGCGCGTGCTGGGGCAGGCAACCATAGACACCGCACGCTCACTGGCCCGCCCCGAGCTGCCCTAG
- a CDS encoding cysteine desulfurase family protein — MPVYLDHAATTPISAPALAALTSVITRSGNPSSLHGSGRRARATVEAARETIAAAAGAHPTEVIFTSGGTEADNLAVKGLFWSRRAADPVRNRILVSSVEHAAVADTVEWLEKHEGAEALWLPVDAAGVLDVAALDKELADGGASSVALLSCMWANNEVGTVQPIAQIVALAAKYGIPVHSDAVQAFGSIPVNFKDSGLAAMSISGHKIGGPVGVGALLLGRAVKLTPVQHGGGQERSVRSGTLDTAGVAAFAAAAQDVTANLAAEGVRIAGLRDAIIAAVHEAVPEAVLRGADPAGDPRARLPGNAHFTFPGCEGDSLLFLLDMAGVESSTGSACTAGVPRPSHVLLAMGLDEDTARGAQRFSLGHTSSQADVDAFVAALPDAHARAKQAGMAGHKSSIETASTRAAG, encoded by the coding sequence GTGCCCGTGTATCTAGATCACGCGGCGACCACGCCTATTTCGGCCCCTGCCCTCGCCGCACTCACCTCCGTTATTACCCGTAGCGGCAATCCGTCCTCGCTGCACGGATCGGGCCGCCGCGCCCGCGCCACCGTGGAAGCCGCCCGCGAAACCATCGCCGCAGCCGCTGGCGCACACCCCACCGAAGTCATTTTCACCTCCGGTGGCACCGAGGCGGACAACCTCGCCGTGAAGGGCCTGTTCTGGTCCCGCCGCGCCGCCGACCCCGTCCGCAACCGCATCCTGGTCTCCAGTGTGGAGCACGCAGCCGTGGCGGACACCGTCGAATGGCTCGAGAAGCACGAGGGCGCCGAAGCGCTCTGGCTCCCTGTCGACGCTGCCGGCGTGCTGGACGTTGCCGCCCTGGACAAGGAACTGGCCGACGGCGGCGCCTCCTCGGTTGCGCTGCTCAGTTGCATGTGGGCCAACAACGAGGTCGGCACGGTTCAGCCCATCGCGCAGATTGTGGCGCTCGCAGCCAAATACGGCATCCCCGTGCATTCGGACGCCGTGCAGGCGTTTGGCTCCATCCCCGTGAACTTCAAGGATTCAGGCCTGGCCGCCATGTCCATTAGCGGGCACAAGATCGGCGGGCCGGTTGGCGTGGGCGCATTGCTGCTGGGGCGGGCCGTAAAACTGACCCCCGTGCAGCACGGCGGCGGCCAGGAGCGCAGCGTCCGCTCCGGCACGCTGGACACGGCCGGCGTCGCCGCCTTCGCCGCAGCCGCCCAGGACGTCACCGCGAATCTGGCCGCCGAGGGCGTACGCATCGCCGGCCTGCGGGATGCCATCATCGCCGCCGTCCATGAAGCGGTCCCGGAGGCTGTGCTGCGAGGTGCCGACCCTGCCGGAGACCCGCGCGCCCGCCTGCCGGGCAACGCCCACTTCACCTTCCCCGGCTGCGAGGGCGACTCGCTGCTGTTCCTGCTGGACATGGCCGGTGTTGAGTCCTCCACAGGGTCGGCGTGCACCGCCGGGGTTCCGCGGCCCTCCCATGTGCTCCTGGCCATGGGACTGGATGAGGACACAGCACGTGGCGCACAACGCTTCAGCCTCGGGCATACATCGAGCCAAGCGGACGTTGACGCCTTTGTGGCCGCCCTGCCTGATGCTCATGCACGCGCAAAACAGGCCGGCATGGCCGGGCATAAATCCAGCATTGAAACGGCCAGCACCCGGGCCGCCGGTTGA
- a CDS encoding helix-turn-helix transcriptional regulator, with protein MNQPVRHPSTHHPDKQIVQISTRANADTMVALRSGLDDGQRLAAVASLGDPLRKKLFELVRDSGHALSRDDCAAGLGLPRSTIRAHLDRLVEERLLLVEFRKMGERTGPGSGRPTKLYTAAHSEVSASVPPRHYDLAASLLAAAVQHSIDTGTDIEKSLAQVAYREGQRRGAAAGDIHQLLHSAGYSPEPDGEGGTIMANCPFHRLSQDHTGVVCSLNGSLLSGALEGCGDQRHDLAPDANISHCCARLLPRSGPPR; from the coding sequence ATGAATCAACCGGTGCGGCACCCGTCCACACACCATCCAGACAAGCAGATTGTGCAGATCAGCACAAGGGCGAACGCTGACACGATGGTGGCACTGCGTTCAGGGCTTGACGACGGCCAGCGGCTTGCAGCAGTTGCCTCACTGGGGGACCCGTTGCGAAAGAAACTGTTTGAACTGGTGCGCGATTCCGGCCACGCGTTGAGCCGTGATGACTGTGCAGCGGGGCTCGGCCTGCCCAGGAGCACCATCCGGGCGCACCTGGACAGGCTTGTTGAGGAACGGTTGTTGCTGGTTGAGTTTCGCAAGATGGGGGAGAGGACCGGGCCCGGATCCGGGCGCCCCACCAAGCTCTACACCGCCGCGCACAGCGAAGTCAGCGCCTCAGTTCCGCCGCGGCACTACGATCTTGCCGCTTCATTGTTGGCCGCTGCCGTGCAGCACTCGATCGACACCGGGACGGACATTGAAAAGTCACTGGCGCAGGTGGCGTACCGGGAGGGACAGCGCAGGGGGGCCGCGGCCGGGGACATCCACCAGTTGCTGCACAGTGCCGGATATAGTCCCGAGCCAGACGGCGAAGGCGGAACCATCATGGCCAACTGCCCCTTCCACCGGCTGTCCCAAGACCATACGGGTGTGGTGTGCTCGCTTAATGGTTCCCTGCTCAGCGGCGCCTTGGAAGGGTGCGGGGATCAGCGCCACGATCTGGCGCCCGACGCGAACATCTCCCACTGCTGCGCCCGGCTGCTGCCGCGGTCAGGCCCGCCGAGGTAG